The Proteus vulgaris genome has a segment encoding these proteins:
- the ribB gene encoding 3,4-dihydroxy-2-butanone 4-phosphate synthase, whose amino-acid sequence MNQTLLSEFGNPFERVELALKALRAGKGVMVLDDENRENEGDMVFVAETMTTEQMAMSIRHGSGIVCLCITEERRQQLDLPMMVENNTSHFHTAFTVTIEAAQGVTTGVSASDRLTTVRAAAADNAKPSDLNRPGHVFPLRAQPGGVLTRGGHTEASIDLATLAGFKPVAVLCELTNDDGTMARAPEVITFAKKHNMPVLTIEDLVAYRLREEKKAG is encoded by the coding sequence ATGAATCAGACGCTACTTTCCGAATTCGGTAATCCATTTGAGCGTGTTGAACTTGCTCTTAAAGCCCTTCGTGCTGGTAAAGGCGTGATGGTGCTCGATGACGAGAACCGCGAAAATGAAGGCGATATGGTTTTTGTCGCAGAAACAATGACTACAGAACAAATGGCGATGTCTATTCGTCATGGTAGTGGCATTGTATGCTTATGTATTACAGAAGAACGTCGTCAACAACTTGATTTGCCTATGATGGTGGAAAATAACACCAGCCATTTCCATACGGCATTTACAGTAACGATTGAAGCGGCGCAAGGTGTAACAACAGGGGTTTCGGCATCAGACCGTTTAACTACGGTACGAGCAGCCGCTGCTGATAATGCAAAACCAAGTGATTTAAATCGTCCTGGTCATGTATTTCCATTACGTGCGCAACCGGGTGGTGTGTTAACACGGGGTGGACACACTGAAGCATCGATTGATTTAGCAACATTAGCTGGTTTTAAACCTGTTGCTGTGTTGTGCGAGCTGACGAACGATGATGGCACAATGGCAAGAGCACCTGAAGTGATTACTTTTGCTAAAAAGCACAATATGCCTGTGCTAACTATTGAAGATTTAGTGGCTTATCGTCTTCGTGAGGAGAAAAAAGCTGGCTGA
- the chbF_1 gene encoding 6-phospho-beta-glucosidase (cellobiose-6-phosphate hydrolase) produces MKKFSVVIAGGGSTFTPGIILMLLENLKRFPLRAIKFYDNDAERQETIAKACEIILTEKAPEIEFCYTTDPKIAFTDVDFVMAHIRVGKYPMREKDEKIPLRHGVLGQETCGPGGIAYGMRSIGGVLELVEYMEKYSPNAWMLNYSNPAAIVAEATRRLKPNAKILNICDMPIGIESRMAQIAGLKSRKEMRVRYYGLNHFGWWTQVEDLQGNDLLPVIRKHVAEHGYIPKVAGEPVEASWNDTFGKAKDVWALDPSTMPNTYLKYYLFPDYVVAHSDPHHTRANEVMEHREKNVFNACRAITAAGKSSAGHLEIDEHASYIVDLATAIAFNTQERMLLIVPNNGSIINFDPEAMVEIPCIVGSHGPEPLVMGKIPLFQKGMMSQQVAVEKLVVEAWIEKSYLKLWQAITMSKTVPSATVAKAILDDLIEANKDYWPELK; encoded by the coding sequence ATGAAGAAGTTCTCAGTCGTAATTGCAGGTGGCGGTAGTACATTTACACCCGGTATTATTTTGATGCTACTAGAAAATTTAAAACGTTTTCCTTTAAGAGCCATCAAATTTTATGACAATGATGCCGAGCGGCAAGAAACCATTGCTAAAGCTTGTGAAATTATTCTTACTGAAAAAGCACCTGAAATTGAGTTTTGCTATACCACAGATCCTAAAATAGCTTTTACGGATGTTGATTTTGTTATGGCTCATATTCGTGTTGGTAAATACCCAATGCGCGAAAAAGATGAAAAAATACCTTTACGTCATGGCGTGTTAGGGCAAGAAACCTGTGGGCCTGGTGGTATTGCTTATGGTATGCGTTCTATTGGTGGCGTATTAGAATTGGTTGAGTATATGGAAAAATATTCACCAAACGCATGGATGTTAAACTATTCTAATCCAGCAGCCATTGTCGCGGAAGCGACTCGCCGCTTAAAACCGAATGCAAAAATCTTGAATATTTGTGATATGCCAATTGGTATTGAATCTCGTATGGCACAAATTGCAGGATTAAAATCACGCAAAGAGATGCGTGTCCGTTATTACGGTTTAAATCACTTTGGTTGGTGGACACAGGTTGAAGATTTACAAGGTAATGATTTACTGCCAGTTATTCGTAAACATGTTGCGGAACATGGGTATATTCCCAAAGTGGCAGGTGAGCCAGTTGAAGCGAGTTGGAATGATACATTCGGGAAAGCAAAAGATGTGTGGGCACTAGATCCATCAACGATGCCAAATACTTACTTGAAGTATTATTTGTTCCCTGATTATGTCGTTGCGCATTCTGATCCTCATCATACGCGTGCGAATGAAGTGATGGAACACAGAGAAAAGAATGTTTTCAATGCTTGTCGAGCCATTACAGCAGCAGGTAAATCATCAGCAGGCCATCTTGAGATAGATGAACACGCTTCTTACATTGTCGATCTTGCAACTGCGATCGCATTTAATACTCAAGAAAGAATGTTATTGATCGTTCCTAATAACGGATCGATTATTAACTTTGATCCTGAAGCAATGGTTGAGATCCCTTGTATTGTAGGAAGTCATGGACCAGAACCTTTAGTCATGGGAAAAATACCATTATTCCAAAAAGGGATGATGAGCCAGCAAGTTGCGGTTGAAAAATTAGTGGTAGAAGCGTGGATCGAAAAATCCTATTTGAAACTTTGGCAGGCCATTACGATGTCTAAAACAGTACCGAGTGCGACTGTCGCAAAAGCGATTTTAGATGATTTAATTGAAGCGAATAAAGATTATTGGCCAGAGTTAAAATAA
- the yqiC gene encoding Uncharacterized protein conserved in bacteria — protein MLDPKKLEQVARQIQNVLPQGIKDFGDDIDKKIRTVLQSQLNKLDLVNREEFDVQTQVLLRTREKLNRLEQRLNELEASLLTKPQTEVLQVEEVEIKVENQTENKA, from the coding sequence ATGTTGGACCCGAAAAAACTTGAACAAGTAGCGCGCCAAATCCAAAACGTTCTGCCACAAGGCATCAAAGATTTTGGTGATGATATTGATAAAAAAATCCGCACTGTTCTGCAATCTCAATTAAACAAGTTGGATTTAGTTAATCGCGAAGAGTTTGATGTACAGACTCAAGTTTTATTACGTACTCGTGAAAAACTTAATCGTTTAGAACAACGTTTAAATGAGCTAGAAGCGAGTCTGCTTACAAAACCTCAAACTGAAGTTCTCCAAGTTGAAGAAGTTGAAATTAAAGTAGAAAATCAAACAGAAAATAAAGCCTAA
- the nagE_1 gene encoding N-acetylglucosamine-specific PTS system, EIICBA component has protein sequence MLSQIQRFGGAMFTPVLLFPFAGIVVGIAILLQNPLFISEDLLRPDSLFAQIVHIIEEGGWTVFRNMPLIFAIGLPIGLAKTAQARACLAVMVSFLTWNYFINAMGIVWGSYFGVDFTNEIGGNSGLTMIAGIKTLDTSIIGAIIIAGIVTGIHNRYFDKQLPVFLGIFQGTSYVVLISFFVMLPLAWITLFFWPKVQIGIQSLQVFMVESGSLGVWIYTFLERILIPTGLHHFIYGPFIFGPAVTEHGIQVDWAQNMQYFSQSTQSLKELFPEGGFALHGNSKVFGSIGIALALYFTAAPKNRAKIAGLLIPSALTAVFVGITEPLEFTFLFISPLLFAIHAVLAATLATTLYHFGVVGNMGGGIIDNFLPMNWIPMFHNHYGMIITQIVIGLIFTMIWFVVFRTLIIKLNLKTPGREEDDEEIKLYSKQDYKNKKSQVSDSSKTAKEDRKLALPKGILEGLGGGANIKSLNNCATRLRIEVIDNEVIETDAYFKGLGVHGVVRKGHALQIIIGLHVSQVRDKIEQLMKEDTQKITLSEAI, from the coding sequence ATGCTCAGTCAAATACAACGATTTGGTGGAGCCATGTTTACCCCTGTCCTGCTATTTCCATTTGCAGGTATTGTTGTAGGCATTGCCATTTTATTACAGAATCCATTATTTATTAGTGAAGATTTATTAAGACCCGATAGTTTATTTGCCCAAATTGTTCATATTATTGAAGAGGGGGGATGGACGGTTTTTCGTAATATGCCTCTTATTTTTGCAATTGGCTTACCAATCGGTTTAGCTAAAACTGCACAAGCAAGAGCTTGCCTTGCTGTAATGGTGAGTTTTCTCACTTGGAATTATTTTATTAATGCAATGGGAATCGTTTGGGGAAGTTATTTCGGCGTAGATTTTACAAATGAAATCGGCGGAAATAGTGGCTTAACAATGATAGCTGGAATTAAAACATTAGATACCAGTATTATTGGGGCGATTATTATTGCGGGTATAGTTACAGGTATTCATAATCGTTATTTTGATAAACAGCTTCCTGTCTTTTTAGGTATATTTCAAGGAACTTCGTATGTTGTATTAATTAGTTTCTTTGTTATGTTACCGTTAGCGTGGATAACATTATTTTTCTGGCCAAAAGTGCAAATTGGTATTCAATCTTTGCAAGTATTTATGGTTGAATCCGGCTCTTTAGGTGTTTGGATATATACCTTTCTTGAACGTATTTTAATTCCTACTGGCTTACATCACTTTATTTATGGTCCATTTATTTTTGGTCCCGCAGTCACTGAACATGGAATTCAAGTTGATTGGGCTCAGAACATGCAATATTTCAGTCAAAGCACTCAATCTTTAAAAGAACTTTTCCCAGAAGGTGGCTTTGCACTGCATGGTAATAGCAAAGTATTTGGTTCTATTGGTATAGCGCTTGCTCTTTACTTTACTGCGGCTCCTAAAAATAGAGCGAAAATTGCCGGTTTACTTATTCCTTCAGCATTAACGGCGGTATTTGTGGGAATAACAGAACCTTTAGAGTTTACGTTCTTATTTATCTCACCGTTATTATTTGCCATTCATGCCGTACTTGCAGCCACTCTTGCGACAACACTTTATCATTTTGGGGTTGTCGGAAATATGGGCGGAGGGATCATCGATAATTTCCTTCCTATGAATTGGATCCCCATGTTTCATAACCATTACGGAATGATTATAACGCAGATAGTCATAGGTCTTATTTTTACCATGATTTGGTTTGTGGTGTTTAGAACATTAATTATCAAACTTAATTTAAAAACACCAGGTCGTGAAGAGGATGATGAAGAGATCAAGCTCTATAGCAAACAAGATTATAAAAATAAAAAGTCACAGGTTTCAGATAGTTCAAAAACAGCAAAAGAAGACCGCAAACTGGCACTACCTAAAGGCATTCTTGAAGGCTTAGGGGGCGGTGCAAATATCAAATCGTTAAATAACTGTGCAACACGTTTACGTATTGAAGTGATTGATAACGAAGTAATTGAAACAGATGCCTATTTTAAAGGGCTCGGTGTACATGGTGTGGTGCGTAAAGGTCATGCATTGCAAATCATTATCGGGCTACATGTTTCTCAAGTGAGAGACAAAATTGAACAACTGATGAAAGAAGATACACAAAAAATCACCTTGTCGGAGGCTATATAA